One Paraburkholderia aromaticivorans genomic region harbors:
- a CDS encoding PhaM family polyhydroxyalkanoate granule multifunctional regulatory protein, with translation MTNTPDSTPPFPGFPGFPPAEMLERMWGMMRLSPFGSAFSGAQPAGGGLGPSLSMMSDMMAPLTNVEELDKRITDMRAVEQWLKLNLSMLQSAIQALEVQRATLATLRAFGAFAQSSMSQPAAESAAPSPAPAKGWPHPAAPAPAPAPAAAARAASSAEEPAGGEEETPATPPFDASAWWNLLQSQFNQIAQFAMTQPPAAGAGAEASDFVPDDAAASAAGGEPAANAPQAPARDAESAESAAKRPAAKRAPAATKHTSGASVSPKTTKKSI, from the coding sequence ATGACCAATACTCCTGATTCCACGCCGCCCTTTCCCGGCTTCCCCGGTTTCCCGCCCGCTGAAATGCTCGAACGCATGTGGGGCATGATGCGGCTGTCGCCGTTCGGCTCGGCTTTTTCGGGTGCGCAGCCGGCCGGCGGCGGCCTCGGACCTTCGCTCTCGATGATGTCCGACATGATGGCGCCGCTCACCAATGTCGAGGAACTCGACAAACGCATCACCGACATGCGGGCGGTCGAGCAATGGCTCAAGCTGAATCTGAGCATGCTGCAGTCCGCGATTCAGGCGCTCGAAGTGCAGCGCGCGACGCTCGCGACACTGCGCGCGTTTGGCGCGTTCGCGCAGTCGTCGATGTCGCAACCCGCGGCGGAGTCGGCCGCGCCGAGTCCCGCGCCCGCGAAGGGCTGGCCGCATCCGGCGGCGCCTGCCCCGGCACCAGCGCCGGCTGCTGCGGCGAGGGCCGCTTCGTCGGCTGAGGAGCCGGCTGGTGGGGAAGAGGAGACGCCAGCCACGCCGCCATTCGACGCATCCGCGTGGTGGAATCTGCTGCAATCGCAGTTCAACCAGATCGCCCAGTTCGCAATGACGCAACCGCCGGCCGCCGGTGCGGGTGCGGAGGCGTCTGATTTTGTCCCGGACGATGCGGCCGCTTCGGCAGCCGGCGGCGAGCCAGCGGCCAACGCGCCGCAGGCGCCGGCGCGAGACGCGGAATCCGCGGAGTCTGCGGCCAAACGGCCGGCGGCGAAGCGAGCGCCGGCGGCCACAAAGCACACGAGCGGCGCAAGCGTCAGCCCGAAAACCACGAAAAAGTCTATTTAA
- a CDS encoding ferritin-like domain-containing protein translates to MNTMLYPELYKSLESVRWDMEKDIPWDKFDASLLTDEQAATIKMNAITEWSALPATEMFLRDNHHDSDFSAFMSVWFFEEQKHSLVLMEYLRRFKPEMCPTEEELHAVRFEFDPAPPLETLMLHFCGEIRLNHWYRRAAEWHTEPVIKQIYETISRDEARHGGAYLRYMKKAMAQTGDIARAAFAKIGVLMASARRTEKPLHPTNLHVNQALFPRDTIQSRLPDPEWLERWLDEQIRFDDSWEKKVVERILHNLSILFERTFNTAQELNRYRKEVVLRLQADQKSAEQPA, encoded by the coding sequence ATGAACACCATGCTTTATCCGGAACTTTATAAATCGCTCGAATCCGTTCGATGGGACATGGAGAAAGACATTCCCTGGGACAAGTTCGATGCATCGCTATTGACCGACGAGCAGGCAGCGACAATCAAGATGAACGCGATCACCGAATGGTCGGCGTTGCCCGCAACGGAAATGTTTCTGCGTGACAACCATCACGACAGCGATTTCTCCGCGTTCATGAGCGTGTGGTTCTTCGAAGAACAGAAGCATTCGCTGGTGCTGATGGAATATCTGCGCCGCTTCAAGCCGGAAATGTGCCCGACCGAAGAGGAACTGCACGCCGTGCGCTTCGAATTCGATCCGGCGCCGCCGCTCGAAACGCTGATGCTCCACTTCTGCGGCGAAATCCGCCTGAATCACTGGTATCGCCGTGCAGCCGAATGGCACACCGAGCCAGTCATCAAGCAAATCTACGAAACCATCTCGCGCGACGAAGCACGGCATGGCGGCGCGTATCTGCGCTACATGAAGAAGGCGATGGCGCAAACCGGCGACATCGCGCGCGCCGCGTTTGCGAAGATCGGTGTCCTGATGGCATCGGCTCGCCGCACGGAAAAACCGCTGCACCCCACCAACCTGCACGTGAACCAGGCGCTGTTCCCGCGCGACACGATTCAGTCGCGTCTGCCGGATCCGGAATGGCTCGAGCGCTGGCTCGACGAACAGATCCGTTTCGACGACAGTTGGGAAAAGAAAGTGGTCGAGCGCATTCTGCACAACCTATCCATTCTGTTCGAGCGCACGTTCAATACGGCGCAGGAACTGAACCGCTACCGCAAGGAAGTGGTCCTGCGTCTGCAGGCCGATCAAAAGTCGGCTGAACAGCCGGCCTGA